In Mercenaria mercenaria strain notata chromosome 14, MADL_Memer_1, whole genome shotgun sequence, the following are encoded in one genomic region:
- the LOC123544065 gene encoding uncharacterized protein LOC123544065 yields the protein MEKRRYLEDRGFTYESIWECEFVKELKENEEMREYIKALDLVPPLEPKDAFYGGRTEGFKLLETSEEDKKIQYYDFTSLYPYINKTGKVPLGHPKIIKKKFKSLDKYEGLIKCKILPPDNLFIPVLPMKVNDKLVFGLCRTCCETYQQETCTHDDNARALTGTWVTDEVKVAVENGYKLLKIYEVWHFDRISQYDPTTKTKGVFTDYINTYLKLKQEASGWPDHCNTYEEKMKYIREYEEKEGVTLDYDNIKKNPGLRSLAKLMLNSFWGKFGQRSNLTQSMYVTKPDTYNDMIKTRKQHVEDIHYVNKETVHVDWIYGDNFIENTSQTNVVIAAYTTAQARLKLFETLKQLDRRVIYCDTDSCVFVTRPGEWEPPLGDFLGEFKDEVAGNKITSFVTAGPKSYAYALAHPDKDENKSICKIKGLAHNFKTSLQVNYDTLFAMITGNRAEKITVMDPCGVRRNPAKSEITKRNLSKTFQFLFDKRVIVNEFETVPYGYKQLK from the coding sequence ATGGAGAAACGTCGATACTTGGAAGATAGAGGATTCACTTACGAATCGATCTGGGAATGCGAGTTTGTAAAGGAATTAAAGGAGAACGAAGAGATGAGAGAGTACATCAAGGCGCTCGATCTCGTTCCACCGTTAGAGCCAAAGGACGCTTTCTATGGTGGACGTACCGAAGGTTTCAAGCTGCTTGAGACATCCGAAGAGGACAAGAAAATCCAGTACTACGACTTTACTTCGTTGTATCCTTACATCAACAAGACTGGAAAGGTACCCTTGGGACATCCGAAGATCATCAAGAAAAAGTTCAAAAGTTTAGACAAGTACGAAGGTCTGATCAAGTGTAAGATTTTGCCACCGGACAACCTTTTCATTCCGGTGCTCCCGATGAAAGTCAATGACAAACTCGTGTTCGGTCTGTGTCGTACGTGCTGCGAAACGTATCAACAAGAAACGTGCACACACGACGACAACGCAAGAGCATTGACTGGAACTTGGGTGACGGACGAAGTCAAAGTGGCTGTGGAGAATGGCTATAAGCTGCTGAAGATCTACGAAGTCTGGCACTTCGATCGCATCTCTCAATACGATCCGACGACAAAGACAAAAGGAGTGTTCACCGATTACATCAACACGTATCTGAAGCTGAAACAAGAAGCCAGCGGTTGGCCAGATCACTGTAACACGTACGAagagaaaatgaaatacattCGGGAGTATGAAGAGAAGGAAGGCGTCACTCTTGATTATGACAACATCAAGAAGAATCCCGGACTACGATCTTTAGCCAAACTAATGTTGAATTCCTTCTGGGGCAAGTTTGGCCAACGATCAAACCTCACTCAGTCGATGTATGTAACAAAGCCAGACACGTACAACGACATGATCAAGACACGCAAGCAACACGTCGAAGACATTCATTACGTAAACAAAGAAACGGTTCATGTCGATTGGATTTACGGTGACAACTTCATCGAGAACACTTCTCAAACAAATGTTGTGATCGCAGCGTACACCACAGCTCAAGCTCGACTGAAACTGTTCGAAACACTCAAACAACTTGACAGACGGGTAATCTACTGCGATACGGATTCCTGTGTGTTTGTGACAAGACCTGGCGAATGGGAACCACCACTTGGAGATTTTCTCGGCGAATTCAAAGACGAAGTGGCTGGGAACAAAATCACTAGCTTTGTTACCGCTGGACCTAAGAGTTATGCCTATGCATTAGCACATCCCGACAAGGACGAAAACAAGTCAATCTGCAAGATCAAAGGACTGGCGCACAATTTCAAAACCTCACTACAGGTCAACTACGACACGCTGTTTGCTATGATCACTGGTAATCGAGCTGAAAAGATTACGGTAATGGATCCATGTGGTGTTCGCAGGAATCCTGCCAAGAGTGAAATAACAAAGAGGAATCTGAGTAAGACGTTTCAGTTTCTTTTCGACAAGAGAGTTATTGTCAATGAATTTGAAACAGTTCCGTATGGATACAAGCAATTGAAATGA